The following are encoded together in the Phenylobacterium sp. NIBR 498073 genome:
- a CDS encoding DUF2892 domain-containing protein, whose product MTLDRAVMVFAGCVVLLGVVLSLTVHPWWIALTVFAGLNMIQASFTGFCPAAMVFKSLGVRPGAAFK is encoded by the coding sequence ATGACTCTCGACCGCGCCGTCATGGTGTTCGCCGGCTGTGTCGTGCTGCTGGGCGTCGTCCTGTCGCTCACCGTGCATCCGTGGTGGATCGCCCTGACCGTCTTCGCCGGCCTGAACATGATCCAGGCCAGCTTCACCGGCTTCTGCCCGGCCGCGATGGTGTTCAAGTCGCTGGGGGTTCGCCCGGGCGCGGCCTTCAAATGA
- a CDS encoding TolC family outer membrane protein has protein sequence MRLKRSLIACLLVGVAAPAHATTLEDAIAAALRHAPEIQAAQADADAADARIGEARGQGLPSVALTGTVGAGRLDPLGYFGLQAANVSPRAAQLTIEQPLFAGGRISSAIAQARAGSAAARAGEGSTRSQVVIATVQAYGDVLTAHRTMSLYEQMVAQMQEIQRQAQLRFRAGDSPSTDIAQAEARLAEAQAGLERARGGAVSAEARFMNLTGLGPRDLQPLPPSPPGPATIEEALDIARAKNPGLAQAEAALAAARAAARSARAERLPMVGAFAEGSTVRDQFFPDYRADGVTVGVRGRWQVFAGGRISARIAESDSAVRAADARLRAARAALDEQTIGAFQGVRSAAMVEAAATRQALAAAQARDGVRHEVRVGMKPQLDLLDAEREATAAAVNEAKARSDRIVAAYRLLALLGT, from the coding sequence ATGAGGCTCAAGCGGTCGCTGATCGCCTGCCTCCTCGTGGGCGTCGCCGCGCCCGCCCATGCGACCACCCTGGAAGACGCGATCGCGGCCGCCCTGCGGCACGCCCCGGAAATCCAGGCGGCGCAAGCCGACGCCGATGCCGCCGATGCCCGGATCGGAGAGGCGAGGGGGCAAGGCCTGCCCAGCGTCGCTCTGACCGGAACGGTCGGGGCCGGGCGGCTCGATCCGCTGGGCTATTTCGGGCTTCAGGCGGCGAACGTCTCCCCCCGCGCCGCCCAGCTTACGATCGAGCAGCCCCTCTTCGCGGGCGGCAGGATCAGCTCTGCAATCGCCCAAGCCCGGGCGGGGAGCGCGGCGGCCCGCGCCGGCGAAGGCTCGACCCGCAGCCAGGTCGTCATCGCGACGGTGCAAGCCTATGGCGATGTGCTGACCGCGCACCGCACGATGTCGCTCTACGAGCAGATGGTCGCTCAGATGCAGGAGATCCAGCGTCAGGCCCAGCTCCGCTTCAGGGCCGGGGACAGCCCAAGCACCGATATCGCCCAGGCCGAGGCGCGGCTGGCGGAAGCCCAGGCCGGTCTCGAACGCGCCCGCGGGGGCGCCGTCTCAGCCGAGGCGAGATTCATGAACCTGACGGGCCTGGGGCCGCGGGATCTGCAACCCCTGCCGCCAAGCCCGCCTGGGCCGGCGACCATCGAAGAGGCGTTGGACATTGCGCGGGCGAAGAACCCTGGCCTGGCCCAGGCCGAAGCTGCGCTGGCCGCCGCGCGCGCGGCGGCTCGAAGCGCACGCGCCGAGCGCCTGCCGATGGTCGGCGCCTTCGCCGAGGGCTCCACGGTGCGCGACCAGTTCTTCCCCGACTATCGCGCAGACGGCGTGACCGTCGGCGTGCGCGGGCGCTGGCAGGTGTTCGCAGGCGGACGCATTTCCGCAAGGATCGCGGAATCCGACAGCGCGGTGAGGGCGGCCGATGCGCGCCTGCGCGCGGCCCGCGCCGCTCTCGACGAGCAGACGATCGGCGCCTTTCAGGGCGTTCGCTCGGCCGCCATGGTCGAAGCGGCCGCCACCCGCCAGGCCCTTGCCGCCGCCCAGGCGCGCGACGGTGTCCGCCATGAAGTTCGCGTCGGCATGAAGCCGCAACTCGACCTGCTCGACGCCGAGCGTGAAGCGACCGCCGCCGCGGTGAACGAGGCCAAGGCTCGAAGCGATCGCATCGTCGCGGCCTATCGGCTGCTCGCCCTGCTCGGGACCTGA
- a CDS encoding site-specific DNA-methyltransferase, translating into MSRLRVVDRPQVDLRPVAELKPARRVLRTHSEQQIAQIMGSIRQFGFTQPILLGDDNRIVAGHGRVEAAKRLGMETLPTIALSHLGPEELRAYAIADNKLALNSGWDEELLKLEVVELAELPLEFELDVTGFSTVDLDVLLDTAEGKAADPDDNDEPPRRWPTTARGDLWSLGTHRLLCGDSQEPGSFARLMGADRARMVFSDPPYNVRIDGHVGGLGRVKHREFAMAAGEMSSNEFCAFLRTVFENAAEVSIDGALHFQCMDWRHIDEMMTAGRAVYDELKNVCIWAKDNGGMGSLYRSRHELVFLWKVGSAPHLNNVELGKNGRYRTNVWNYRGATKIGPDAELALHPTVKPVAMIADAIKDVSERGDIVLDPFGGSGSTLIAAERTKRAARLIEYDAGYCDVIVDRWQRKTRKSAVLVETGEAFAEVKARRDEEIERAADRALAEEAA; encoded by the coding sequence GTGAGCCGCCTCCGCGTTGTAGACCGGCCGCAGGTGGACTTGCGGCCCGTCGCGGAGCTCAAGCCGGCCAGGCGAGTGCTCCGTACTCATTCCGAGCAGCAGATCGCCCAGATCATGGGATCGATCCGCCAGTTCGGCTTCACGCAACCAATCCTGCTTGGCGACGACAATCGCATCGTCGCAGGTCACGGACGGGTCGAGGCGGCAAAGCGATTGGGCATGGAGACTCTGCCGACGATCGCACTGTCCCATCTCGGGCCGGAAGAACTCCGTGCGTATGCCATTGCCGACAACAAGCTCGCGCTCAATTCCGGCTGGGATGAGGAACTCCTGAAGCTCGAAGTCGTCGAGCTTGCCGAGCTTCCGCTTGAGTTCGAACTCGACGTGACAGGCTTTTCAACCGTCGATCTGGATGTCTTGTTGGACACCGCGGAGGGGAAGGCGGCCGATCCCGACGACAATGACGAGCCTCCGCGTCGATGGCCGACCACAGCCCGAGGTGATCTCTGGAGCCTTGGGACGCACCGCCTGCTGTGCGGCGACTCTCAGGAACCGGGTTCGTTCGCCCGCCTCATGGGTGCGGATCGGGCGCGAATGGTGTTTTCCGATCCGCCGTACAATGTGCGTATCGATGGTCACGTCGGCGGCCTGGGCCGCGTCAAGCATCGCGAGTTCGCGATGGCGGCCGGCGAGATGAGTTCGAACGAGTTCTGCGCGTTCCTGCGGACCGTGTTCGAGAATGCTGCCGAAGTCAGCATCGACGGCGCTCTGCACTTCCAATGCATGGACTGGCGCCACATCGACGAGATGATGACGGCGGGACGCGCGGTCTACGACGAGCTGAAGAACGTCTGCATTTGGGCCAAGGACAACGGCGGCATGGGCTCGCTATACCGTTCAAGGCACGAGTTGGTGTTCCTGTGGAAGGTCGGCTCTGCTCCCCACCTCAACAACGTGGAGCTGGGCAAGAACGGTCGCTATCGCACCAATGTCTGGAACTATCGCGGCGCGACCAAGATCGGACCTGATGCCGAGCTTGCCCTGCACCCGACGGTGAAGCCCGTCGCGATGATCGCCGACGCGATCAAGGACGTTTCGGAAAGGGGCGACATCGTCCTCGATCCATTCGGTGGCAGCGGATCGACATTGATCGCGGCCGAACGCACCAAGCGGGCGGCCAGGTTGATCGAGTATGACGCCGGCTATTGCGACGTCATCGTTGATCGCTGGCAGCGGAAGACCCGGAAGTCGGCGGTCCTCGTCGAGACGGGCGAAGCCTTCGCCGAGGTCAAGGCGCGTCGGGACGAGGAGATAGAGCGGGCCGCTGACCGCGCGCTTGCGGAGGAAGCGGCGTGA
- a CDS encoding helix-turn-helix transcriptional regulator, producing MEIERRLAERVRTYRKAKGWSQEELADQAGLHRTFISQVERAAKRTTIRSVERIAKALGVSFGQLLD from the coding sequence ATGGAGATCGAGCGTCGGCTTGCCGAACGGGTGAGAACTTACCGCAAGGCCAAGGGCTGGTCGCAGGAAGAGCTTGCCGATCAGGCCGGTCTTCACCGGACCTTCATCTCCCAGGTGGAGCGCGCTGCTAAGCGTACGACGATCCGTTCTGTCGAAAGGATCGCGAAGGCTCTTGGCGTCAGCTTCGGCCAACTGCTCGATTAG
- a CDS encoding DUF3489 domain-containing protein, whose protein sequence is MSNLKPAQIEVLKSAVGGDLVADRVDARIAHALIKRGYLIAVPRDGEASLLTITREGREAAGVRAPKATPVRKIEPAESAPVVEIASGLKTATLRALLERPEGATVAQMSETTGWLPHSVRGFMAGTLKKKLGLQLVSEKTASGRVYRLVGATA, encoded by the coding sequence ATGTCCAACCTAAAGCCTGCTCAGATTGAAGTCCTGAAATCCGCCGTTGGCGGCGATCTCGTAGCCGACAGGGTCGATGCGCGCATCGCCCATGCGCTTATCAAGCGTGGCTATCTCATCGCAGTGCCACGCGATGGCGAGGCGAGTCTGCTGACGATCACCCGCGAAGGCCGCGAAGCGGCCGGTGTGCGTGCGCCGAAGGCGACGCCTGTCCGCAAGATCGAGCCGGCCGAGTCCGCGCCGGTGGTCGAAATCGCAAGCGGCTTGAAGACCGCCACCCTGCGCGCCCTGCTGGAGCGACCTGAAGGCGCGACGGTCGCGCAAATGTCTGAAACGACGGGGTGGCTGCCGCACTCGGTGCGTGGCTTCATGGCTGGAACGCTGAAGAAGAAGCTCGGCCTGCAGCTAGTATCGGAGAAGACTGCGTCGGGCCGCGTCTACCGCCTTGTCGGCGCGACCGCGTGA
- a CDS encoding DUF2924 domain-containing protein: MSRHAKAMEEVRALNALGLQSLREIWRARYGAPPPLRSPDLLRRILAWRVQAEVFGGLDAETQRALKSNAQPRGLAAGTLLVREWRGVRHEVEVADSGYIYDGERWTSLSEIARAITGTRWNGPRFFGLRSDDGK; this comes from the coding sequence GTGAGCCGACACGCGAAGGCGATGGAGGAAGTCCGGGCGCTGAACGCGCTCGGGCTTCAGTCGCTGCGGGAAATCTGGCGCGCGCGGTACGGCGCGCCGCCGCCGCTTCGCTCGCCCGACCTGCTTCGGCGTATTCTGGCCTGGCGGGTTCAGGCCGAGGTGTTTGGGGGCCTCGACGCCGAGACACAACGCGCGCTGAAGTCGAACGCGCAGCCGAGGGGGCTCGCGGCCGGCACGCTGCTGGTCCGAGAGTGGCGCGGCGTGCGTCACGAGGTGGAGGTCGCCGACAGCGGCTACATCTACGATGGCGAGCGCTGGACGAGCCTTTCCGAGATCGCTCGGGCGATCACCGGCACGCGGTGGAACGGTCCGCGTTTCTTCGGCCTTCGATCGGACGACGGCAAATGA
- a CDS encoding recombinase family protein: MSRKRCAIYTRKSSEEGLDQSFNSLDAQREACEAYVRSQLGEGWRALPAKYDDGGFSGGSMERPALDRLLADIRAGKIDIVVVYKVDRLTRSLADFAKIVEVMDKAGASFVSVTQAFNTTTSMGRLTLNVLLSFAQFEREVTGERIRDKIAASKAKGMWMGGNLPLGYDCEDRKLVPNQPEADTVRAIFELYLELGSVPALCAELNRRGVSSKQRMAKAGHIVGGGPFARGALFHLLRNRVYLGEIVHRDKSYPGLHEPIIAPELFQAVQTALDDNVRRHKAKAQASPSRLVGRIVDARGRPMSPSHTRNRHGATFRYYAAVEASRGEKPARISAPVIEDFVLERLRLLAGASTASWEDLAAHLLKVELMPAGVAIEVGTSIGRDWQDRLGPHDMLEPAPEGTLRLIPGQRPEVRGGRTWLKAAGERARPDRTLIRALRRSHEILRENGLVPVAGRGALPMGRGVADPYQRKLVELAFLAPDIQQAIMHGRQPPGLTLHQLLDIDLPIEWSEQRRVLDFDRS, encoded by the coding sequence ATGAGCCGCAAGCGTTGCGCCATCTATACGCGCAAGAGCTCGGAGGAGGGGCTCGATCAATCCTTCAACAGCCTGGACGCGCAGCGCGAAGCTTGTGAAGCCTATGTCCGCTCCCAGCTCGGCGAAGGCTGGAGGGCGTTGCCGGCCAAGTACGATGATGGTGGTTTCTCGGGCGGCTCGATGGAGCGCCCGGCGCTCGACCGGCTCCTGGCCGATATCCGCGCCGGCAAGATCGACATCGTCGTGGTGTACAAGGTCGATCGCCTGACGCGTTCTCTCGCGGACTTCGCGAAGATTGTCGAGGTGATGGACAAAGCCGGCGCGTCCTTTGTCTCGGTGACGCAGGCGTTCAACACGACCACCAGCATGGGGCGTCTGACGCTGAACGTCTTGCTGTCCTTTGCTCAATTCGAGCGAGAGGTCACCGGCGAGCGCATCCGTGACAAGATCGCCGCCTCCAAGGCCAAGGGTATGTGGATGGGGGGCAATCTGCCCCTGGGCTATGACTGCGAGGATCGCAAACTGGTGCCGAACCAGCCCGAGGCCGACACCGTCCGGGCGATCTTCGAACTCTATCTCGAACTCGGCTCCGTGCCGGCGCTATGCGCGGAGTTGAACCGCCGGGGCGTTTCTTCCAAGCAGCGAATGGCCAAGGCGGGCCACATCGTAGGCGGCGGTCCATTCGCTCGTGGCGCGCTGTTTCACCTACTCCGCAACCGGGTGTACCTGGGTGAAATCGTCCATCGAGACAAAAGCTATCCAGGCCTTCACGAGCCCATCATCGCCCCGGAGCTGTTCCAGGCGGTGCAGACCGCGCTCGACGACAATGTGCGGCGACACAAGGCGAAGGCACAAGCGAGCCCGAGCCGGTTGGTCGGTCGGATCGTCGATGCCAGGGGGCGACCGATGAGCCCAAGCCACACCAGGAACCGGCACGGGGCGACCTTCCGCTACTACGCTGCGGTGGAAGCATCCCGCGGTGAAAAGCCCGCACGCATCTCGGCGCCGGTGATCGAGGACTTCGTGCTCGAAAGGCTTCGCCTTCTCGCGGGCGCATCAACGGCGTCCTGGGAGGACCTCGCAGCCCATCTGCTCAAGGTGGAGCTGATGCCCGCTGGTGTGGCCATCGAGGTAGGAACCTCTATCGGGCGGGACTGGCAGGATCGCCTGGGACCCCACGACATGCTGGAACCCGCGCCGGAAGGTACGCTTCGGCTGATCCCTGGACAGAGGCCGGAGGTTCGCGGTGGTCGGACCTGGCTGAAGGCGGCAGGCGAGCGCGCCCGGCCGGACCGGACGCTGATCCGGGCGCTACGGCGGTCGCATGAAATTCTGCGGGAAAATGGCCTCGTGCCCGTGGCCGGACGAGGCGCTCTGCCGATGGGGCGGGGCGTCGCCGATCCCTACCAGCGCAAACTTGTCGAGCTCGCCTTTCTCGCGCCGGACATCCAGCAAGCCATCATGCATGGACGACAGCCGCCAGGCCTGACCTTGCACCAGCTGCTTGACATCGATCTGCCCATCGAGTGGAGCGAGCAGCGACGGGTGCTGGATTTCGACAGGTCCTGA
- the msrA gene encoding peptide-methionine (S)-S-oxide reductase MsrA, producing the protein MIFAKKTLELPTADTALPGRASPLPTAEISFINGRPLKGPYPDGLEIADFAMGCFWGVERKFWQLPGVWVTAVGYVNGITPNPTYEEVCSGGTGHAEAVRVVYDPRVVTYEDLLKVFWENHDPTQGMRQGADIGTQYRSGIYVHNDAQAAAAAASLQSYQQALSDKGYGAVTTEIAEAPEFYFAEDYHQQYLAKNPNGYCGIGGTGVTCPIGVGVSA; encoded by the coding sequence ATGATCTTCGCCAAGAAAACCCTTGAGCTTCCCACGGCCGATACGGCCCTGCCGGGCCGCGCGAGCCCGCTGCCGACCGCCGAGATTTCCTTCATCAACGGCCGGCCGCTGAAGGGGCCCTATCCGGACGGGCTGGAGATCGCCGACTTCGCCATGGGCTGCTTCTGGGGCGTGGAGCGCAAGTTCTGGCAGCTCCCGGGCGTCTGGGTGACCGCCGTCGGCTATGTGAACGGGATCACCCCGAACCCGACCTACGAGGAGGTCTGCAGCGGCGGCACCGGCCACGCCGAGGCGGTTCGTGTCGTCTATGACCCGCGCGTGGTCACCTACGAGGATCTGCTCAAGGTGTTCTGGGAGAACCACGACCCGACCCAGGGCATGCGCCAGGGCGCCGACATCGGCACCCAGTACCGCTCGGGCATCTACGTCCATAACGACGCGCAAGCCGCCGCCGCGGCGGCCTCGCTGCAATCCTACCAGCAGGCGCTGTCGGACAAGGGCTACGGCGCGGTGACCACCGAGATCGCCGAAGCGCCGGAGTTCTACTTCGCCGAGGACTATCACCAGCAGTACCTGGCCAAGAACCCGAACGGCTACTGTGGGATCGGCGGCACCGGCGTCACCTGTCCGATCGGCGTCGGCGTCAGCGCGTGA
- a CDS encoding MmcQ/YjbR family DNA-binding protein, which yields MTRQEVEAIALGLPAATRVVQWGGADVYKVGGKVFAICGLAGGLSFKVTEIGFMVLTDEGGPGRQAPYLAKGSWVIVDLDDAEAGEVAGWIATSHDLIAAKLTRKARSDLGL from the coding sequence ATGACCCGGCAGGAGGTGGAGGCGATCGCCTTAGGCCTGCCAGCGGCGACCAGGGTCGTCCAGTGGGGCGGCGCCGACGTCTACAAGGTCGGCGGCAAGGTGTTTGCGATCTGCGGCCTAGCCGGCGGGCTGTCGTTCAAGGTCACCGAGATCGGCTTCATGGTGCTGACCGACGAGGGCGGCCCCGGCCGCCAGGCGCCGTACCTGGCCAAGGGGAGCTGGGTCATCGTCGACCTGGACGACGCCGAGGCGGGCGAAGTCGCCGGCTGGATCGCGACCTCGCACGACCTCATAGCCGCCAAGCTGACCCGCAAGGCGCGGTCTGACCTCGGCCTCTAG
- a CDS encoding DUF599 family protein — translation MKLIDALSSADIVALAVFTLVWLAYEPLLKMLARGKGLINSDMTVVRAAWMRTMAGRENKFMDGQLLGHTLNSASFFASSNLILIAGAAGVLFGGEGAFRSASSLMVLKTSSRMLFEAQIALVLLALARGLLDFIWAIRQMNYCLAVIGATPTTEDKGFQRTYGEAAARLLNPALSSFNRGVRGYYFALAAAAWLFGPFAFLAVTLSAVALLFMRQRHSPSALAVSEIRGLLEDRED, via the coding sequence GTGAAACTGATCGACGCCCTTTCGAGCGCGGACATCGTCGCCCTCGCCGTCTTCACCCTCGTCTGGCTGGCCTATGAGCCGCTGCTGAAGATGCTGGCCCGCGGCAAGGGGCTGATCAACAGCGACATGACCGTCGTCCGCGCCGCCTGGATGCGGACCATGGCCGGGCGCGAGAACAAGTTCATGGACGGCCAGCTGCTGGGCCACACCCTGAACTCGGCCTCGTTCTTCGCCTCGTCCAACCTGATCCTGATCGCCGGGGCGGCCGGGGTCCTGTTCGGCGGCGAGGGCGCGTTCCGCAGCGCCTCGAGCCTGATGGTGCTGAAGACCTCCTCGCGGATGCTGTTCGAGGCGCAGATCGCTCTGGTGCTGCTGGCCCTGGCCCGCGGGTTGCTCGACTTCATCTGGGCGATTCGCCAGATGAACTACTGCCTGGCGGTGATCGGAGCGACGCCGACCACCGAGGACAAGGGCTTCCAGCGCACCTATGGCGAGGCCGCCGCGCGGCTGCTGAACCCGGCGCTGTCGTCGTTCAACCGCGGGGTGCGCGGCTACTACTTCGCCCTGGCGGCGGCGGCCTGGCTGTTCGGCCCGTTCGCCTTCCTGGCGGTGACGCTCTCGGCGGTCGCGCTGCTGTTCATGCGCCAGCGCCACTCGCCCTCGGCCCTGGCGGTCAGCGAGATCCGCGGGCTGCTAGAAGACCGCGAGGACTAG
- a CDS encoding DUF983 domain-containing protein: protein MFVQSMLRGLKGRCPACGEGKLFSRYLKVQPTCSHCGLDLAKYPADDGPAYFTILIVGHLVVAPLLIFPVIWEASPAIVLPATLIPLAIVTLVLLHVTKGWFIGLLYALGVKQGDRAVHTADVADR from the coding sequence ATGTTCGTGCAATCGATGCTCCGCGGCCTGAAGGGCCGCTGCCCCGCCTGCGGTGAAGGCAAGCTGTTCAGCCGCTATCTGAAGGTGCAGCCGACCTGTTCGCACTGCGGGCTGGACCTGGCCAAGTACCCGGCCGACGACGGCCCGGCCTACTTCACCATCCTGATCGTCGGCCACCTGGTCGTGGCCCCGCTGCTGATCTTCCCGGTGATCTGGGAGGCCTCGCCCGCCATCGTGCTGCCGGCGACGCTGATTCCGCTGGCGATCGTCACCCTGGTGCTGCTGCACGTGACCAAGGGCTGGTTCATCGGCCTGCTGTATGCGCTGGGCGTCAAGCAGGGCGACCGTGCGGTCCACACCGCGGACGTCGCCGACCGCTAG
- a CDS encoding entericidin EcnA/B family protein: MRKIIVLAAVAAALMTSACNTIEGLGRDAQAAGAAVTGAANDMKR; this comes from the coding sequence ATGCGCAAGATCATCGTCCTGGCCGCCGTCGCCGCCGCGCTGATGACGTCGGCCTGCAACACCATCGAGGGCCTCGGCCGCGACGCCCAGGCCGCCGGCGCGGCCGTGACCGGCGCCGCCAACGACATGAAGCGCTAG
- a CDS encoding DUF2784 domain-containing protein: MESFAVLVLAVHLAVIAFNLFGLVAIPLGAWRGWAFVRVRWWRALHLASLAVVALQALAGRACFLTIWQDDLAGAGEGPLIMRAVNSVIYWPLPMWAFTAAYAAVFVYVLALWKLVPPNPSRRPSSERR, translated from the coding sequence ATGGAATCCTTCGCCGTGCTGGTGCTGGCCGTGCACCTGGCGGTCATCGCCTTCAACCTGTTCGGCCTGGTCGCGATCCCGCTCGGCGCCTGGCGCGGCTGGGCGTTCGTGCGGGTGCGCTGGTGGCGGGCGCTGCATCTGGCCTCGCTCGCCGTCGTGGCGCTGCAGGCGCTGGCCGGCCGCGCCTGCTTCCTCACCATCTGGCAGGACGATCTGGCCGGCGCGGGGGAGGGGCCGCTGATCATGCGGGCGGTCAACAGCGTGATCTACTGGCCGCTGCCGATGTGGGCGTTCACCGCGGCCTACGCCGCGGTGTTCGTCTATGTGCTGGCGCTGTGGAAGCTGGTTCCGCCCAACCCTAGTCGGCGTCCATCTTCAGAGCGGCGATGA